In Helianthus annuus cultivar XRQ/B chromosome 8, HanXRQr2.0-SUNRISE, whole genome shotgun sequence, a single genomic region encodes these proteins:
- the LOC110871816 gene encoding protein NEOXANTHIN-DEFICIENT 1 — protein sequence MEIKETKYSSGYGKPPWIFKGSALYQFHLVKAEIARAIIPKEFRLVEAFGYTLGGFFLANYSESPFGPFDELVAIAGIVWNPPTSHAWAARVYVNSDNACTHGRKEFGLPSQVATFSKSITAISDRPERNGKGSNVNIHVAEIDGPVTTGLYDIRLESPISKTNPLKWLALGPTIKMSLPSFSGHTEYIPQLLKYSCQIECRVKPTSPARVLGSTDRIGSQNVELNESSKKREMSISVMLSKPILALEFNCLKMEVQPPIVVSKGSHHPLEHGYNN from the exons ATGGAGATTAAGGAAACTAAATATAGTTCAGGATATGGTAAACCTCCTTGGATTTTTAAGGGCAG TGCCCTGTACCAGTTTCATCTTGTGAAAGCAGAAATTGCTAGAGCTATCATTCCTAAAGAGTTCAGATTAGTTGAAGCTTTTGg GTACACTTTAGGAGGTTTTTTTCTAGCAAACTACAGTGAGAGCCCTTTCGGACCCTTTGATGAG CTTGTAGCGATCGCTGGAATTGTGTGGAACCCACCAACGTCTCATGC ATGGGCAGCAAGGGTTTACGTCAACAGCGATAACGCGTGCACGCATGGAAGAAAG GAATTCGGGCTTCCAAGTCAAGTTGCCACTTTTTCTAAG AGTATAACGGCCATATCGGATAGACCAGAGAGAAACGGCAAGGGTAGTAATGTAAATATTCACGTAGCTGAAATCGATGGTCCTGTGACAACGGGCCTCTATGATATTCGACTCGAGTCTCCTA tttCAAAGACGAATCCGTTGAAGTGGCTGGCTTTGGGCCCGACGATCAAGATGTCGCTTCCGAGCTTTAG CGGCCACACAGAGTATATACCTCAGCTTCTTAAGTACAGTTGCCAGATTGAGTGCAG GGTGAAACCTACATCGCCGGCAAGAGTTTTAGGGTCAACGGACCGGATTGGATCCCAAAATGTGGAGTTGAATGAAAGTTCAAAGAAAAGAGAAATGAGCATATCAGTTATGCTTTCAAAACCAATATTAGCACTGGAGTTCAACTGCCTGAAGATGGAGGTTCAACCTCCTATTGTAGTCTCAAAAGGCTCACATCACCCCTTGGAACATGGATATAATAATTAA
- the LOC110871817 gene encoding uncharacterized protein At4g14100 produces the protein MVTMSHSPMHYPPLLTTTITTLLLFTTTLTPTTANQPPPTPTPWPHQFHSILMMNYSGTLEIIDLWYDWTNGRNFNIIQHQLGNVLYDLEWNNGTSFFYTLDSDRQCRSAQLEVGILRPNWLDGANYVGQRTVDGFLCYVWEKADFITYYEDVASRRPVHWVFYTGREAHVMTFEVGAALEDEKWQVPWYCFEETTPVATMADVNGSITHQGLVDFATRRIASI, from the exons ATGGTGACGATGTCTCACTCTCCAATGCATTATCCACCACTCctaaccaccaccatcacaaccctcTTACTATTCACCACCACTCTCACACCCACAACCGCCAACCAACCACCACCAACCCCAACCCCATGGCCCCATCAATTCCACTCAATCCTAATGATGAACTACAGCGGCACACTCGAAATAATAGACCTATGGTACGACTGGACCAACGGCCGCAACTTCAACATTATCCAACACCAGCTTGGAAACGTGTTGTACGATCTCGAATGGAACAATGGCACTTCGTTTTTTTATACTCTGGATTCCGACCGCCAGTGCCGGTCTGCGCAGCTGGAGGTCGGAATCCTCCGACCTAATTGGCTCGACGGAGCCAATTATGTCGGACAACGTACGGTTGATGGGTTCCTTTGTTATGTTTGGGAGAAAGCGGATTTTATTACTTATTATGAAGATGTTGCTTCTAGACGCCCTGTTCATTGGGTGTTTTATACTG GACGGGAAGCACACGTGATGACATTTGAAGTAGGTGCAGCTCTTGAGGATGAAAAGTGGCAGGTGCCTTGGTATTGTTTCGAGGAGACTACTCCGGTTGCAACAATGGCGGACGTTAATGGCAGCATCACACATCAAGGTCTGGTAGATTTTGCCACTCGCAGAATCGCAAGTATCTAG
- the LOC110871818 gene encoding 40S ribosomal protein S27-2, whose protein sequence is MVLPNDVDLLNPPAELEKRKHKLKRLVQSPNSFFMDVKCQGCFNITTVFSHSQTVVVCGNCQTVLCQPTGGKARLTEGCSFRRKGD, encoded by the exons ATG GTTCTACCGAATGATGTTGATCTGTTGAATCCACCAGCTGAATTGGAAAAGAGGAAGCATAAGCTCAAGCGTCTCGTGCAGTCTCCTAATTCCTTCTTCATG GATGTCAAGTGCCAAGGCTGTTTCAATAT AACCACTGTCTTCAGCCATTCTCAGACTGTGGTGGTGTGTGGAAACTGCCAGACGGTGCTATGTCAGCCTACCGGTGGCAAGGCTAGACTCACCGAAGGGTGCTCTTTCAGGAGGAAGGGTGACTGA